From the Lathyrus oleraceus cultivar Zhongwan6 chromosome 4, CAAS_Psat_ZW6_1.0, whole genome shotgun sequence genome, one window contains:
- the LOC127076735 gene encoding protein PIN-LIKES 3 gives MEFWKLFVVALMPIVKVLLITVVGILLALDRFHILTQETSRKNLNTIVFFVFSPALVCGSLAETITSKSLLTLWFMPLNVLLTFIIGVVLGLLLVKVIRVPRHLHGLVLGCCAAGNLGNLPLIIVPAVCKQKGNPFGDADICHKNALGYASLSMAIGSIYIWTIVYNIVRVYSGNISNEVKVDDSIITPNSTLETDQENISKDRAHTNHVKQLEIECTISNERVKVPKNEKIMKHLKVIVEKINLKALFAPATIGAIVGLIIGLVPIFRKLLIVNNAPLAVIQDSIVMVGDAGIPAMTLLVGANLIKSLKGLGKQFPIIVGIIVVRFIALPGIGIGVVKGAIHFGLIHPDPLYQFLLLLQFALPPAVSMSTITQLFGVSEGECSVIMLATYSCAAFSLTLWSTFFMWLVL, from the exons ATGGAATTCTGGAAGCTGTTTGTTGTTGCATTAATGCCAATTGTTAAGGTTTTGTTGATTACTGTTGTTGGTATTCTTCTTGCACTTGATCGTTTTCATATACTCACTCAGGAAACTTCAAGGAAAAACTTGAATACC ATTGTGTTTTTTGTGTTCTCCCCTGCTCTTGTTTGTGGCAGCCTAGCTGAAACAATAACTTCAAAGAGCTTGCTTACGCT ATGGTTCATGCCATTGAATGTTCTTCTCACATTTATAATTGGAGTTGTTCTTGGATTGTTACTTGTTAAAGTCATTAGAGTTCCTCGTCATCTTCATGGTCTTGTCTTAGGGTGTTGCGCTGCAG GAAATCTTGGAAATTTGCCTTTGATTATTGTTCCAGCTGTTTGTAAACAAAAAGGAAATCCTTTTGGGGATGCAGATATTTGTCATAAAAATGCACTTGGTTATGCTTCTCTATCAATGGCG ATAGGATCAATTTACATTTGGACAATTGTGTACAATATTGTTCGCGTGTATTCAGGCAATATTTCCAATGAAGTTAAAGTTGATGATTCCATAATTACTCCAAATTCTACATTAGAAACTGATCAAGAAAACATTTCAAAAGATAGAGCACATACAAATCATGTAAAGCAACTTGAAATTGAATGCACAATTTCTAATGAAAGAGTAAAG GTACCAAAAAATGAAAAGATTATGAAACATTTGAAAGTCATAGTAGAAAAGATCAACCTCAAAGCACTATTTGCACCTGCAACAATTGGAGCA ATTGTTGGTCTAATAATTGGCCTAGTTCCTATATTTCGAAAACTCTTGATCGTAAACAATGCTCCTCTTGCTGTTATTCAAGACTCTATAGTCATGGTAGG GGATGCAGGAATTCCAGCAATGACCTTGTTGGTTGGAGCAAATCTTataaaaa GTTTAAAAGGATTAGGAAAGCAATTTCCAATTATTGTTGGAATTATTGTGGTTAGATTTATAGCGTTACCAGGAATAGGTATTGGAGTTGTTAAAGGTGCTATTCATTTTGGATTGATCCATCCTGATCCATTGTATCAATTTCTTTTGCTACTTCAATTTGCACTTCCACCTGCAGTGTCCATGA GTACAATTACTCAATTATTTGGAGTTAGTGAAGGTGAATGTTCAGTTATCATGTTGGCAACTTATTCTTGTGCAGCATTTTCACTTACATTATGGAGCACTTTTTTTATGTGGCTAGTACTATAA